Proteins from one Streptosporangium becharense genomic window:
- a CDS encoding glycoside hydrolase family 6 protein, with protein sequence MNRYGLTVAVLALALAGSGCTGDPAPSAAPKVSDGPTDSTLSPPSKARDFYVDPDGAAAQEVRRLEAAGRTEEAGLIRKIADRPNAIWIGDPDPHGRVADITSKARQAGRVPVLVAYHIPNRDCGQFSAGGAASAAEYRSWIARFAEGIGDRHAWVVVEPDALAHILDNCTHGGQAGERLDLLRNAVETLKKQPNARVYVDAGNAGWIKNPDDWIEPMRRAGVPQADGFAFNVSNFFTVEESVAVAERLSKGLGGVRYVIDTSRNGNGPARGAQGDDAWCNPKGRALGTTPTTETGLDRVDAFLWVKRPGESDGECHRGEPKAGDWFPEYALELARNAK encoded by the coding sequence ATGAACAGGTACGGCCTCACCGTCGCCGTGCTGGCCCTCGCCCTGGCGGGGAGCGGCTGCACCGGTGATCCCGCCCCCTCCGCCGCTCCCAAGGTCTCCGACGGCCCGACGGACTCCACGCTCTCCCCGCCGTCCAAGGCCCGTGACTTCTACGTCGACCCCGACGGGGCCGCCGCCCAGGAGGTCCGCAGGCTGGAGGCGGCGGGCCGCACCGAGGAGGCCGGGCTGATCCGCAAGATCGCCGACCGGCCGAACGCGATCTGGATCGGTGACCCGGACCCGCACGGCAGGGTCGCCGACATCACCTCGAAGGCCCGGCAGGCGGGCCGGGTGCCGGTGCTGGTGGCGTACCACATCCCCAACCGCGACTGCGGGCAGTTCTCCGCGGGCGGCGCCGCGAGCGCCGCCGAGTACCGGTCCTGGATCGCCCGTTTCGCCGAGGGCATCGGCGACCGGCACGCCTGGGTCGTGGTCGAGCCCGACGCGCTGGCCCACATCCTCGACAACTGCACCCACGGCGGGCAGGCGGGCGAGCGTCTCGACTTGCTCCGCAACGCGGTGGAGACCCTCAAGAAGCAGCCCAACGCCCGGGTCTACGTCGACGCGGGCAACGCCGGCTGGATCAAGAACCCGGACGACTGGATCGAGCCCATGCGCCGGGCCGGGGTGCCGCAGGCCGACGGCTTCGCCTTCAACGTCAGCAACTTCTTCACCGTCGAGGAGAGCGTCGCCGTCGCCGAGCGGCTCTCCAAGGGGCTCGGCGGGGTGCGCTATGTCATCGACACCTCCCGCAACGGCAACGGCCCGGCGCGCGGTGCCCAGGGCGACGACGCCTGGTGCAACCCGAAGGGCCGCGCGCTCGGCACGACGCCGACCACCGAGACCGGCCTCGACCGGGTGGACGCCTTCCTGTGGGTCAAACGGCCGGGGGAGTCGGACGGCGAGTGCCACCGCGGCGAGCCCAAGGCGGGCGACTGGTTCCCCGAATACGCGCTGGAGCTGGCGCGTAACGCGAAATAG
- a CDS encoding Xaa-Pro dipeptidyl-peptidase has product MRRWKAVLVAFAVAVPSGTVAAPPAAAASGPMPSGQAAAVPASVPVKSLTTSPAPVPAGPPGPVPAPMPSGQAAGPPVPVPAASPVTAPGGEQETEPVHSRAEALTETVFVEVAGVDSDADGHPDRVAVDIMRPRATAEGLKVPVILEASPYYAGGNEVPNHVVDLDGSDPAGMEYRRDKFRDLRGEMFGTDDLSAARAVAPPFPGYYDNYFVPRGYAVALVENLGSGRATGCPTTGLANETAGPKAVIDWLNGRARGFDAAGHEIGAGWSTGNVGMIGVSYNGTLPNAVAATGVRGLKTIVPIAAISSWYDYYRANGAVVAPGGYQGEDADVLARYVLTRQDGARACGALIDRMKEEQDRVTGDYSGFWDRRNYLNDVRKVRAAVFLVHGLNDWNVKTKQAVQWWNALGARGVPRKIWLHQGAHVNPFSFAGRNAEWLRQLHRWFDFHLYGLRNGIMDEPQADVEYGPGQWARHAAWPLPGTRDVRLHLAAGTGGGNGTLGPGRSRERTVESFTDQNVRTAEQLAENAENAENAENAENTAATDPNRLAYLSAPLPAGARLSGTPRVAIRAAFRGGRSPYLTALLVDYGTDTRAYGRVAYGATPVCYGEGVPGDTGCARLAEHVTTTAPYKIITRGWLDVRNRHSASRTDLLREGRFHDFRFDLQPGDYVVKAGHRIGVVLISTDRDFTLRLPAGTGVSVEPGASSVTLPLVGGRAVLG; this is encoded by the coding sequence ATGAGAAGGTGGAAGGCAGTCCTCGTGGCGTTCGCGGTGGCCGTGCCCTCCGGCACGGTCGCCGCGCCGCCCGCCGCCGCGGCGTCCGGCCCGATGCCCTCCGGGCAGGCCGCCGCGGTGCCCGCTTCGGTGCCCGTCAAGTCGCTCACAACGTCGCCCGCGCCGGTGCCCGCCGGGCCGCCCGGTCCGGTGCCCGCGCCGATGCCCTCCGGGCAGGCCGCCGGTCCGCCCGTGCCGGTGCCCGCCGCGTCGCCGGTGACCGCACCGGGCGGTGAGCAGGAGACCGAACCGGTCCACTCACGCGCCGAGGCGCTGACCGAGACCGTGTTCGTCGAGGTCGCCGGGGTCGACAGCGACGCCGACGGACACCCCGACCGGGTCGCCGTCGACATCATGCGGCCCCGGGCGACCGCCGAAGGGCTGAAGGTCCCGGTCATCCTGGAGGCCAGCCCCTACTACGCGGGCGGCAACGAGGTGCCCAACCACGTCGTCGACCTCGACGGCTCCGACCCGGCGGGCATGGAGTACCGGCGCGACAAGTTCCGTGACCTGCGCGGGGAGATGTTCGGCACCGACGACCTCAGCGCGGCCCGCGCGGTCGCGCCGCCCTTCCCCGGCTACTACGACAACTACTTCGTGCCGCGCGGCTACGCGGTCGCGCTGGTGGAGAACCTCGGCTCGGGCCGCGCGACCGGCTGCCCGACCACCGGCCTGGCCAACGAGACCGCCGGGCCCAAGGCCGTGATCGACTGGCTCAACGGCCGGGCCAGGGGCTTCGACGCCGCGGGCCACGAGATCGGAGCCGGCTGGTCCACCGGGAACGTCGGCATGATCGGCGTCTCCTACAACGGCACGCTCCCCAACGCCGTCGCGGCGACCGGCGTCAGGGGGCTCAAGACGATCGTGCCGATCGCGGCCATCTCCTCCTGGTACGACTACTACCGCGCCAACGGCGCCGTGGTGGCCCCCGGCGGCTACCAGGGGGAGGACGCCGACGTGCTCGCCCGCTACGTGCTGACCCGGCAGGACGGCGCACGGGCCTGCGGGGCGCTCATCGACCGGATGAAGGAGGAGCAGGACCGCGTCACCGGCGACTACTCCGGCTTCTGGGACCGGCGCAACTATCTCAACGACGTCCGCAAGGTTCGCGCGGCCGTCTTCCTGGTGCACGGCCTCAACGACTGGAACGTCAAGACCAAGCAGGCCGTCCAGTGGTGGAACGCCCTCGGCGCGCGGGGCGTGCCCCGGAAGATCTGGCTCCACCAGGGTGCCCACGTCAACCCGTTCTCCTTCGCCGGACGCAACGCCGAGTGGCTGCGCCAGCTCCACCGGTGGTTCGACTTCCACCTGTACGGTCTGCGCAACGGCATCATGGACGAGCCCCAGGCCGATGTGGAGTACGGGCCCGGCCAGTGGGCCCGGCACGCCGCCTGGCCGCTGCCGGGCACCCGCGACGTCCGCCTCCACCTGGCCGCCGGCACCGGCGGCGGCAACGGGACCCTGGGCCCCGGCCGCTCCCGGGAACGCACCGTCGAGTCCTTCACCGACCAGAACGTCCGCACCGCCGAGCAGCTCGCCGAGAACGCCGAGAACGCCGAGAACGCCGAGAACGCCGAGAACACTGCCGCGACCGACCCGAACCGCCTGGCCTACCTGTCCGCCCCGCTGCCCGCCGGGGCACGGTTGTCCGGCACCCCGCGTGTCGCGATCCGGGCGGCGTTCCGGGGCGGGCGCTCGCCGTACCTCACGGCGCTGCTCGTCGACTACGGCACCGACACCCGCGCCTACGGCCGCGTCGCCTACGGCGCCACCCCGGTCTGCTACGGCGAGGGCGTGCCGGGCGACACCGGCTGCGCACGCCTGGCCGAGCACGTCACGACGACCGCCCCCTACAAGATCATCACCAGGGGCTGGCTCGACGTCCGCAACCGGCACTCCGCCTCCCGTACCGACCTGCTGCGGGAGGGACGCTTCCACGACTTCCGCTTCGACCTCCAGCCGGGCGACTACGTCGTCAAGGCCGGTCACCGGATCGGCGTCGTGCTCATCTCCACCGACCGCGACTTCACCCTCCGCCTGCCCGCCGGGACCGGTGTCTCGGTCGAGCCGGGGGCGAGCTCCGTCACGCTGCCGCTGGTGGGCGGTCGCGCCGTCCTCGGCTGA
- a CDS encoding ArsR/SmtB family transcription factor, with protein MPNASVRALEHPTCEEIRLEDVLHALSDSMRLKIVRYLSRLPEGEEAVCSAIELAITKSTTTHHFRVLREAGVINQVYRGTAKMNALRRHDLDALFPGLLDAVLGADAAQRERTG; from the coding sequence GTGCCGAACGCATCCGTCAGGGCTCTGGAGCACCCCACGTGCGAGGAGATCCGGCTGGAGGACGTGCTGCACGCGCTGTCCGACTCGATGCGCCTGAAGATCGTGCGCTACCTGTCGCGGCTGCCGGAGGGCGAGGAGGCCGTCTGCTCGGCGATCGAGCTGGCGATCACCAAGTCGACCACCACCCATCACTTCCGGGTGCTGCGCGAGGCCGGGGTGATCAACCAGGTCTACCGGGGCACGGCCAAGATGAACGCGCTGCGCCGCCACGACCTCGACGCCCTCTTTCCCGGGCTGCTCGACGCCGTCCTCGGCGCCGACGCCGCCCAGCGGGAACGCACCGGCTGA
- a CDS encoding NADH:flavin oxidoreductase/NADH oxidase, whose translation MSALFEPLTLRDLTVPNRVWMAPMCQYSAAVQGPEEGVPTDWHLTHLAARAVGGAGLILTEATAVTPEGRISPADLGIWNDRQQEAFTRVTRLLREYGAVPGIQLAHAGRKASTRRPWQGGGPTGSGEHGWQPVAPSPIPFKQGHPVPTELDVAEIDRIVGDFAAAARRALAAGFQVAEVHGAHGYLIGEFLSPFSNRRADAYGGSYEGRTRFALRVVDAVREVWPDELPVFFRISATEWLDEDPLDDRESWTADDTVRFAKDLLAHGVDLLDVSTGGNVAGARIPTGPGYQVPFAARVRAETDLPVGAVGEITDPRQAEEIISSGRADAVLLGRELLRNPHWPNLAARELAPAAARWPDQYGYAV comes from the coding sequence GTGAGCGCCCTGTTCGAACCCCTGACGCTGCGCGATCTCACCGTCCCCAACCGGGTCTGGATGGCCCCCATGTGCCAGTACTCCGCGGCCGTCCAGGGGCCGGAGGAGGGGGTGCCGACCGACTGGCACCTCACCCACCTGGCCGCCCGCGCGGTCGGCGGCGCCGGTCTCATCCTGACGGAGGCCACCGCGGTGACGCCCGAGGGCCGGATCAGCCCCGCGGACCTCGGGATCTGGAACGACCGCCAGCAGGAGGCGTTCACCCGCGTCACCCGCCTGCTGCGCGAGTACGGCGCGGTGCCCGGCATCCAGCTCGCGCACGCCGGACGCAAGGCGTCCACCCGCCGTCCCTGGCAGGGCGGCGGGCCCACCGGCTCCGGAGAGCACGGCTGGCAGCCGGTCGCGCCGAGCCCGATCCCCTTCAAGCAGGGCCACCCCGTCCCCACGGAGCTGGACGTCGCGGAGATCGACCGGATCGTCGGCGACTTCGCCGCGGCGGCGCGGCGGGCGCTGGCGGCCGGCTTCCAGGTGGCCGAGGTGCACGGCGCGCACGGCTACCTGATCGGCGAGTTCCTGTCCCCCTTCAGCAACCGCCGCGCCGACGCCTACGGCGGCTCCTACGAGGGCCGCACCCGGTTCGCGCTCCGGGTGGTCGACGCGGTGCGCGAGGTCTGGCCGGACGAGCTGCCGGTGTTCTTCCGCATCTCGGCGACCGAATGGCTGGACGAGGACCCCCTGGACGACCGCGAGAGCTGGACCGCCGACGACACCGTCCGCTTCGCCAAGGACCTGCTCGCCCACGGCGTCGACCTGCTCGACGTCTCCACCGGCGGCAACGTCGCCGGGGCCCGCATCCCCACCGGCCCCGGCTACCAGGTGCCGTTCGCGGCCCGGGTGCGGGCGGAGACGGACCTCCCCGTCGGCGCGGTGGGCGAGATCACCGATCCCCGCCAGGCTGAGGAGATCATCTCCTCCGGCCGGGCCGACGCGGTCCTCCTCGGCCGAGAGTTGCTGCGCAACCCGCACTGGCCGAACCTCGCCGCCCGCGAGCTGGCCCCCGCCGCCGCCCGCTGGCCCGACCAGTACGGCTACGCGGTCTGA
- a CDS encoding galactose oxidase-like domain-containing protein, with amino-acid sequence MSRLRKNLAGAAVVAVVLAVNLPAVTGFASRKWHEYQINRDDYKATHGHWTFLDVPEEFKVNAIHAALLRTGKVLIVAGSGNNAANFAKGTFKTLLWDPAKQGGPGEFKMIDTPVDFFCAGHVMLPDGNLLIAGGTQRFEVLKAKVKRAAGAVTVKNEDPDARPRHLHPGTLLTAPGGQVYRTLAHITVPPARKVETGIPGRVRVTPSETKVFVESVADGAAGVLDARPGSVKYAIQGLRGREKRNLYAIGGGMTMEKQDFQGIKDAYEFDPVAERYIKVQDMAEGRWYPTLTALPDGRVMTVSGLDTVGQVTRDNEIYNPRTKTWRPGPKRFFPTYPALFLLQDDTLFFSGMSAGYGPGQLELRPPGIWDYRHDSDHPVKTPGGIGGVAPDEMEAFTPVPGLPEPELNETGASVLLPPAQDQRVMVMGGGPVGERQPGLPNSTARTAIVDLGRPDPRYVRGPDLSHPVRYPSAVLLPDDTVFSFNGSGDYRGRGASDVLRAEVYDPAVNAFREAAAPAVGRNYHAEGLLLPDGRVLSMGSDPLFGDEAGSIPGTFDQRIELYTPTYLHNGEKAPVFTDGRQSVVLGRRAGFKTPDAERIDQVRLMRPSAVTHVTDVEQRSIRLDFTRVNSGIIVTIPENPALVPPGWYMLFGVTKRGTPSPARWVHIQGVR; translated from the coding sequence GTGAGCAGGCTGCGCAAGAACCTGGCCGGGGCGGCCGTGGTGGCGGTGGTCCTCGCGGTCAACCTGCCCGCGGTCACCGGGTTCGCCTCCAGGAAGTGGCACGAGTACCAGATCAACCGGGACGACTACAAGGCGACCCACGGCCACTGGACCTTCCTCGACGTGCCCGAGGAGTTCAAGGTCAACGCCATCCACGCCGCCCTGCTGCGCACCGGCAAGGTGCTCATCGTCGCCGGCTCCGGCAACAACGCCGCCAACTTCGCCAAGGGAACCTTCAAGACCCTGCTCTGGGACCCGGCGAAGCAGGGCGGGCCCGGCGAGTTCAAGATGATCGACACCCCCGTCGACTTCTTCTGCGCCGGCCACGTGATGCTGCCCGACGGCAACCTCCTCATCGCGGGCGGCACCCAGCGGTTCGAGGTGCTCAAGGCCAAGGTCAAACGCGCCGCGGGCGCGGTGACGGTGAAGAACGAGGATCCCGACGCCAGGCCCAGACACCTGCACCCCGGCACGTTGCTGACCGCGCCCGGCGGGCAGGTCTACCGGACCCTCGCCCACATCACCGTGCCGCCGGCCAGGAAGGTCGAGACCGGAATCCCGGGCCGGGTCCGCGTCACGCCCAGCGAGACCAAGGTCTTCGTCGAGTCGGTGGCCGATGGCGCCGCGGGCGTCCTCGACGCGCGGCCCGGTTCCGTCAAGTACGCCATCCAGGGGCTCAGGGGGCGGGAGAAGCGCAACCTGTACGCCATCGGCGGCGGCATGACGATGGAGAAGCAGGACTTCCAGGGCATCAAGGACGCCTACGAGTTCGACCCCGTGGCCGAGCGCTACATCAAGGTCCAGGACATGGCCGAGGGCCGCTGGTACCCCACCCTGACCGCCCTGCCCGACGGCAGGGTGATGACGGTCTCCGGCCTGGACACCGTGGGGCAGGTCACCAGGGACAACGAGATCTACAACCCCAGGACCAAGACCTGGCGGCCCGGCCCGAAGCGGTTCTTCCCCACCTATCCCGCGTTGTTCCTGCTCCAGGACGACACCCTGTTCTTCTCCGGGATGAGCGCCGGGTACGGTCCCGGCCAGCTGGAGCTGCGGCCTCCCGGCATCTGGGACTACCGCCACGACAGCGATCACCCGGTGAAGACCCCGGGGGGCATCGGCGGCGTGGCGCCCGACGAGATGGAGGCGTTCACCCCGGTCCCCGGGCTCCCGGAGCCCGAGCTCAACGAGACCGGCGCCTCGGTGCTGCTGCCGCCCGCCCAGGACCAGCGGGTCATGGTGATGGGCGGCGGCCCGGTCGGGGAGCGCCAGCCGGGCCTGCCCAACTCCACCGCCAGGACCGCCATCGTCGACCTCGGCCGGCCGGATCCCCGCTACGTGCGCGGACCCGACCTGTCCCACCCGGTGCGCTACCCGTCCGCGGTGCTGCTCCCGGACGACACCGTGTTCTCCTTCAACGGCTCCGGGGACTACCGGGGGCGGGGGGCCAGCGACGTGCTGCGCGCGGAGGTCTACGACCCGGCGGTCAACGCCTTCCGCGAGGCCGCGGCGCCCGCGGTCGGCCGCAACTACCACGCCGAGGGGCTGCTGCTGCCCGACGGCCGGGTGCTCAGCATGGGCTCCGACCCGCTCTTCGGCGACGAGGCGGGCTCGATCCCCGGCACGTTCGACCAGCGGATCGAGCTCTACACCCCGACGTACCTGCACAACGGTGAGAAGGCGCCGGTCTTCACCGACGGCCGCCAGAGCGTGGTCCTGGGACGCAGGGCGGGGTTCAAGACACCCGACGCCGAGCGCATCGACCAGGTGCGCCTGATGCGGCCCAGCGCGGTCACCCACGTCACCGACGTGGAGCAGCGCTCGATCAGGTTGGACTTCACCCGGGTGAACAGTGGGATCATCGTGACGATCCCCGAGAATCCCGCGCTGGTGCCTCCAGGTTGGTACATGTTGTTCGGAGTCACGAAGAGGGGGACCCCGTCCCCGGCCCGCTGGGTGCACATCCAAGGAGTTCGATGA
- a CDS encoding PucR family transcriptional regulator yields the protein MIADDVQDLLESLAAALGRGMSVDDLEGRVVAHSAHHGEVDQVRAHAILSRSVPAEVGAWQEAHGVAATREPVRVAENPGLGMAARLCVPLLHQDRRVGYLWIIEGEGPLTPAEEARAVRDAAAIAALLDDGGSSHTLRQLLTGELTVRRAAGVLGEGPLRLLALRGDPAVLRDAVAVEVSRTGRPPAFTVLDRHAVLLLNRGEDPQSLGERLSARTGGNAGVSDVHAGLDSAAEAYAQAVTAARAAAAEPALGPVAHWAGLGVYRLLAGSSALPVAQADTPLAPLKEHPALTLTLETYLDTGGDAQETARRLHLHRTSLYYRLTRIEELTGRRLKDGAHRLELHLALKLVRWNTV from the coding sequence GTGATCGCGGATGACGTTCAGGACCTTCTGGAGTCGCTCGCCGCGGCCCTCGGCCGGGGCATGTCCGTGGACGACCTGGAAGGACGGGTCGTCGCGCACAGCGCGCACCACGGTGAGGTCGACCAGGTCCGGGCCCACGCCATCCTGTCGCGTTCGGTCCCGGCGGAGGTGGGAGCCTGGCAGGAGGCGCACGGGGTGGCCGCGACCCGGGAGCCGGTCCGGGTCGCGGAGAACCCCGGTCTGGGCATGGCGGCCCGGCTCTGTGTTCCCCTGCTCCACCAGGACCGCCGCGTCGGCTACCTGTGGATCATCGAGGGCGAGGGACCGCTGACACCGGCCGAGGAGGCCAGGGCCGTGCGCGACGCCGCCGCCATCGCCGCCCTGCTCGACGACGGCGGCAGCTCCCACACCCTGCGCCAGCTGCTCACCGGCGAGCTCACCGTACGGCGGGCGGCCGGGGTGCTCGGTGAGGGACCGCTGCGCCTGCTGGCGCTGCGGGGAGACCCGGCCGTCCTGCGCGACGCGGTCGCCGTCGAGGTCTCCCGGACCGGCCGGCCCCCGGCCTTCACGGTCCTCGACCGGCACGCCGTCCTGCTGCTGAACCGCGGTGAGGATCCCCAGTCGCTGGGGGAACGGCTGAGCGCCAGGACCGGCGGGAACGCCGGGGTCAGCGACGTCCACGCGGGGCTCGACTCGGCCGCCGAGGCGTACGCCCAGGCGGTCACCGCGGCCCGCGCCGCGGCGGCCGAGCCCGCGCTCGGACCGGTCGCCCACTGGGCCGGGCTCGGTGTCTACCGGCTGCTCGCCGGATCGTCCGCCCTCCCGGTCGCCCAGGCCGACACCCCGCTGGCCCCGCTGAAGGAGCACCCGGCGCTCACCCTGACCCTGGAGACCTACCTCGACACCGGGGGAGACGCCCAGGAGACCGCCCGCCGGCTCCACCTGCACCGCACGAGCCTCTATTATCGTCTGACCAGAATCGAGGAGCTGACCGGCCGCCGGCTCAAGGACGGCGCCCACAGACTGGAACTCCATCTCGCGCTGAAACTCGTTCGCTGGAATACGGTGTAG
- a CDS encoding DUF2277 domain-containing protein — MCRSIKTLREPYADEVTGDDVRAAALQYVRKVSGFRSPSARNAEAFERAVDAVAAATQTLLDELRIKQTSRS; from the coding sequence ATGTGCCGCAGCATCAAGACCCTTCGTGAGCCCTACGCCGACGAGGTGACCGGCGACGACGTCCGGGCCGCCGCGCTCCAGTACGTCCGCAAGGTGTCGGGGTTCCGTTCCCCGTCGGCCCGCAACGCCGAGGCGTTCGAGCGGGCCGTGGACGCGGTGGCCGCCGCCACCCAGACCCTGCTGGACGAACTCCGGATCAAACAGACCTCCCGGAGCTGA
- a CDS encoding glycine hydroxymethyltransferase: protein MEQRSRVAPWASPRARARLTELESEVAGLGLEGVVRLVDAVLAEHRGRLDEDGVVLYAGTNTMSERARAAYEISLGGRPSTGWPGEKPQTGLDEVDVLEVLAPLQVAAVMGGAFAEVRLQSATLATLACYGAFTRPGDTVALLPESAGGHAGHHARGTAAIRGLRVADLPYDAGRFDVDHAALPAFLREHRPALVMIGAGLMLFPYDVARIRAACDAAGSLLLYDASQVAGLVAGGRFQQPLEEGAHLLTMSTYASFGGPPGGAVITREEDLAHRVSSVAHPGLTANYDASRLAPLAVTAAEHAAGGPDHADRCIANAAALAGALHREGFAVAAPGRGWTASHQVAVDVAAFGGGDEAARSLAEGGIYLGGATLPGQPPGEPARGLRLGTQEVTRRGFGPEAMGEVAALMRRLLVDGHPPVKILQEAMALRRAVS, encoded by the coding sequence GTGGAGCAACGCAGCCGCGTCGCCCCCTGGGCGTCGCCCCGGGCGCGGGCGCGCCTGACCGAGCTGGAGTCGGAGGTGGCGGGGCTGGGGCTGGAGGGCGTCGTCCGCCTTGTCGACGCCGTGCTCGCCGAGCACCGGGGCCGCCTCGACGAGGACGGCGTGGTCCTGTACGCGGGCACCAACACCATGAGCGAGCGGGCACGGGCGGCCTACGAGATCTCCCTGGGCGGTCGCCCGTCGACGGGCTGGCCGGGCGAGAAGCCGCAGACCGGCCTGGACGAGGTGGACGTCCTGGAGGTGCTCGCCCCGCTCCAGGTCGCGGCCGTGATGGGCGGCGCGTTCGCCGAGGTGCGGCTGCAGAGCGCGACGCTGGCCACCCTCGCCTGCTACGGCGCGTTCACCCGCCCGGGTGACACGGTCGCGCTCCTGCCGGAGAGCGCCGGCGGGCACGCCGGCCACCACGCCCGGGGCACCGCCGCCATCAGGGGCCTGCGGGTGGCCGACCTGCCCTACGACGCCGGCCGGTTCGACGTCGATCACGCGGCCCTGCCGGCGTTCCTGCGTGAGCACCGGCCCGCCCTGGTGATGATCGGGGCCGGTCTGATGCTCTTCCCGTACGACGTCGCGCGGATCCGCGCGGCCTGCGACGCGGCGGGGTCGCTGCTGCTCTACGACGCCTCGCAGGTGGCGGGCCTGGTCGCGGGCGGGCGGTTCCAGCAGCCACTGGAGGAAGGCGCTCACCTGCTGACCATGTCGACCTACGCGTCCTTCGGCGGCCCGCCGGGCGGAGCCGTGATCACCCGTGAAGAGGATCTCGCCCACCGGGTGTCGTCGGTCGCCCATCCCGGCCTGACCGCCAACTACGACGCGTCCCGCCTGGCGCCGCTGGCCGTCACGGCCGCCGAGCACGCCGCGGGAGGCCCGGACCACGCCGACCGCTGCATCGCCAACGCCGCCGCGCTGGCCGGAGCGCTGCACCGCGAGGGCTTCGCCGTGGCGGCCCCCGGCCGGGGCTGGACCGCCTCGCACCAGGTGGCGGTGGACGTCGCGGCGTTCGGCGGAGGGGACGAGGCGGCCCGCTCGCTGGCGGAGGGCGGCATCTATCTCGGTGGCGCCACCCTGCCCGGCCAGCCCCCGGGCGAGCCCGCGCGGGGGCTGCGGCTGGGCACCCAGGAGGTGACCCGTCGCGGCTTCGGCCCGGAGGCCATGGGAGAGGTCGCGGCGCTGATGCGCCGCCTGCTCGTCGACGGCCACCCGCCGGTCAAGATCCTTCAGGAGGCGATGGCCCTGCGCCGCGCCGTCTCATGA